A single region of the Micropterus dolomieu isolate WLL.071019.BEF.003 ecotype Adirondacks linkage group LG02, ASM2129224v1, whole genome shotgun sequence genome encodes:
- the nudt1 gene encoding oxidized purine nucleoside triphosphate hydrolase, giving the protein MLSPKLLTLVLVVQPGRVLLGMKKRGFGAGKWNGFGGKVQPGETIEDGARRELQEESGLTVDVLEKIGNIKFEFVGETQLLDVHIFRADAYNGEPTESDEMRPQWFECDQIPFSQMWADDVLWFPLMFQKKKFVGYFKFQGDDVILSHKLEEVEEL; this is encoded by the exons ATGTTGAGCCCTAAGCTGCTTACCCTGGTGCTGGTGGTCCAGCCGGGCAGAGTGCTGCTCGGCATGAAGAAGAGAGGATTTGGGGCTGGAAAGTGGAATGGGTTTGGGGGCAAAGTTCAACCCGGAGAAACCATTGAAGATGGTGCAAGGAG agAACTGCAAGAAGAAAGTGGCCTCACGGTGGATGTTCTTGAGAAGATTGGAAATATCAAATTTGAATTTGTTGGAGAAACACAGTTACTCGACGTCCACATTTTCAGAGCCGACGCTTATAATGGAGAACCAACAGAATCAGATG AAATGAGGCCTCAGTGGTTTGAATGTGACCAAATTCCTTTCAGTCAAATGTGGGCTGATGACGTCCTGTGGTTTCCCCTGATGTTCCAGAAGAAGAAATTTGTTGGATACTTCAAGTTTCAGGGTGATGATGTGATCCTCAGCCACAAACTGGAGGAAGTGGAAGAACTGTGA
- the mrm2 gene encoding rRNA methyltransferase 2, mitochondrial, with protein MFLQRRFLHSSLCLMKKLKGKTPAEQRWLQRQLKDPYVKASHAQNFRCRSAFKLLEIDDKFGLLQPGYSVVDCGAAPGAWSQVVVQRVNSAGTDPELPNGTVVGIDLLNIPPLDGAHFLSSHDVTDPATHAKLLELLPNGQAHVILSDMAPNASGFREMDHEKLITMCLSLIDLAEKILQPGGSLVCKYWDGILAHKLQEKLSSVFSSVRTLKPNASRKDSAERYFFARMYRKPVK; from the exons ATGTTCTTGCAGAGGAGATTTTTGCACTCCTCGTTGTGTCTAATGAAGAAGTTGAAGGGTAAAACTCCCGCCGAGCAGCGCTGGCTGCAGCGGCAGCTCAAAGATCCGTATGTCAAGGCTTCTCACGCCCAAAACTTCCGGTGCAGAAGCGCCTTCAAGCTGCTGGAGATAGATGAcaagtttgggcttttacaGCCTGGATACAGCGTGGTGGACTGCGGAGCTGCACCTGGAGCCTGGAGCCAGGTGGTAGTGCAGAGGGTCAACTCAGCCgggacag ATCCAGAGTTACCAAATGGTACAGTTGTTGGTATTGATCTGCTGAACATACCTCCTCTGGACGGTGCCCATTTCCTGTCCAGTCATGATGTCACTGACCCCGCCACACATGCCAAGCTGCTGGAACTGCTCCCCAACGGCCAGGCTCATGTCATCCTGAGTGACATGGCGCCCAATGCCAGCGGTTTCCGAGAGATGGACCACGAGAAACTCATCacaatgtgtttgtctttgATAGACTTGGCTGAAAAGATTTTACAGCCGGGCGGCTCTCTGGTTTGTAAATACTGGGACGGGATCCTTGCTCATAAACTCCAGGAGAAACTCTCAAGTGTGTTCAGTAGTGTTCGGACTTTAAAGCCAAATGCCAGCAGAAAGGATTCAGCTGAGAGATATTTCTTCGCTAGAATGTATAGAAAGCCAGTAAAATGA